In Elaeis guineensis isolate ETL-2024a chromosome 1, EG11, whole genome shotgun sequence, a genomic segment contains:
- the LOC105039723 gene encoding vacuolar-sorting receptor 6 produces the protein MASLQGWLATFLILSAAAISSVAGRFIVEKSSIRVLSPEHIRGHHDAAIANFGVPEYGGTMNGVVMYPDKGTTGCDPFTNGAFKSKTKRPVILLLDRGDCYFALKAWHGQKAGAAAVLVADNIDEPLLTMDTPEASRDHEYVEKLTIPSALVSRTFGEALKKVLAKGNEEVVVKLDWRESMPHPDNRVEYEFWTNSNDECGPRCEEQMNFVKNFKGHAQLLEKGGYTQFTPHYITWYCPEPFILSKQCKSQCINNGRYCAPDPEQDFGEGYDGKDVVIENLRQLCVHRVANESGRPWVWWDYVTDYHIRCSMKEKKYSRDCAEKVVKSLGLSLDKISKCMGDPEANVENEVLKREQEVQVGRGSRGDVTILPTLVINNVQYRGILERTAVLKAICAGFKESTEPPVCLSGDIETNQCLESNGGCWQDLQLNITACKDTFRGRICKCPTVNGVRYDGDGYNSCEAVGPGRCTINNGGCWSDTKNGQTFSACSELDLSGCHCPPGFHGDGHKCEDVNECKDKLACTCPDCSCTNTWGGYDCKCKGNLLYIKAEDTCIAKNTSRLGWFWTILVLACVVGAGVGGYIFYKYRLRSYMDTEIMAIMSQYMPLDNQHNENQPLRPDSTA, from the exons ATGGCGAGCCTCCAAGGATGGCTCGCCACCTTCTTAATCCTCTCAGCAGCAGCGATAAGCTCGGTGGCCGGCCGATTCATCGTCGAGAAGAGCAGCATCAGAGTGCTGTCGCCGGAACATATCCGGGGGCACCATGACGCCGCCATCGCCAACTTCGGCGTGCCGGAGTACGGCGGGACGATGAACGGCGTCGTCATGTACCCCGACAAGGGGACTACCGGCTGCGATCCCTTCACCAACGGAGCTTTCAAGTCCAAAACTAAACGCCCAGTGATTCTCCTCCTCGACCGCGGAG ATTGCTACTTTGCTTTGAAGGCGTGGCATGGGCAGAAAGCTGGTGCTGCTGCTGTCCTAGTTGCTGACAACATTGACGAGCCCTTGCTGACCATGGACACTCCAGAAGCGAGCCGAGACCATGAGTATGTAGAAAAGCTCACAATTCCCTCTGCCCTCGTCAGCCGAACCTTTGGCGAGGCCCTTAAGAAGGTCTTGGCAAAGGGGAACGAGGAGGTTGTGGTCAAGCTGGACTGGAGAGAGTCCATGCCTCACCCTGACAACAGGGTTGAGTACGAGTTTTGGACCAACAGCAATGATGAGTGTGGCCCTCGTTGTGAAGAACAAATGAACTTTGTTAAAAACTTCAAGGGTCACGCTCAACTTCTTGAGAAGGGAGGCTACACTCAGTTTACACCTCATTACATAACCTGGTATTGCCCAGAACCCTTCATACTTAGCAAGCAATGCAAGTCTCAGTGCATAAACAATGGAAGATATTGTGCTCCTGACCCAGAGCAGGACTTTGGTGAGGGGTATGATGGGAAGGATGTTGTCATTGAGAACTTGAGGCAGCTTTGTGTTCATAGAGTAGCAAATGAGAGTGGTCGGCCGTGGGTCTGGTGGGATTATGTGACAGATTATCACATCAGATGCTCGATGAAGGAGAAGAAATATAGCAGggactgtgctgaaaaggttgtTAAATCTCTTG GTTTGTCTCTGGACAAGATTTCAAAATGCATGGGTGATCCTGAAGCCAATGTTGAGAATGAAGTCCTAAAGAGAGAGCAAGAGGTCCAG GTCGGTCGTGGCTCTCGTGGAGATGTAACCATCTTGCCTACTCTGGTTATAAACAATGTTCAGTATCGAG GAATATTGGAGAGGACTGCTGTTCTGAAGGCAATATGTGCAGGGTTTAAAGAGTCAACTGAGCCTCCTGTTTGCTTGAGTGGAG ACATTGAGACAAATCAGTGCCTTGAGTCCAATGGCGGATGTTGGCAGGACTTACAATTAAACATAACTGCCTGCAAG GACACTTTCAGGGGCAGAATCTGTAAATGCCCTACAGTTAACGGTGTTCGGTATGACGGTGATGGTTATAATTCCTGTGAAG CTGTGGGACCAGGAAGGTGTACAATAAACAATGGAGGTTGTTGGTCAGACACAAAGAATGGACAAACATTTTCTGCCTGCTCA GAGTTAGATTTGAGTGGGTGTCATTGCCCGCCTGGATTTCATGGTGATGGTCATAAATGTGAAG ATGTTAATGAATGCAAGGACAAGCTTGCATGCACCTGTCCTGATTGCTCCTGTACGAACACATGGGGAGGATATGACTGCAAGTGCAAGGGAAATCTTTTGTACATAAAGGCAGAGGACACATGCATTG CCAAGAATACATCAAGGTTGGGTTGGTTTTGGACGATTTTGGTTCTGGCATGTGTGGTTGGCGCTGGAGTAGGAGGTTACATATTCTACAAATACAGGCTTAGG TCTTACATGGATACTGAGATCATGGCTATTATGTCCCAATATATGCCATTAGACAACCAGCACAATGAGAACCAGCCCCTCCGACCAGATTCAACGGCATAA